From a single Apostichopus japonicus isolate 1M-3 chromosome 12, ASM3797524v1, whole genome shotgun sequence genomic region:
- the LOC139977574 gene encoding uncharacterized protein, which produces MATESLNPNPLEDFLRTKERVLASTKGLFSNRGRSDYQENYTVKPIVLRKKRPTSDNRKNNPHPCHLSHLRRLCNEPVCKVKTIISQIPGGRNILPISSMQHHYPLPPAPSQRPTRFGCNKNKGTRAEGIVPASPENDSQGERILPACENHTTLMSTTHPFQYIPRKRRLARPNAVGDVFNCIETCLPDKTPLGRSVLHNRPTRRLVTSAPKATLLVPGFDGGAPPDPTRTITGRKQAMIPTLTRYGGQDIPGWMKPY; this is translated from the exons ATGGCTACGGAATCCTTAAATCCAAATCCCTTAGAAGATTTCCTTCGCACCAAAGAAAG AGTTTTAGCGTCTACGAAGGGATTGTTCTCGAATAGAGGGCGCAGTGACTACCAGGAAAACTACACGGTCAAACCAATTGTCTTAAGAAAGAAGAGACCGACCTCTGACAACCGGAAGAACAACCCACATCCGTGTCATCTTAGCCATCTTAGAAGATTATGCAATGAG CCCGTTTGCAAAGTCAAGACTATAATTTCGCAGATTCCTGGCGGAAGGAACATTTTACCCATCTCCTCCATGCAACACCATTATCCTCTTCCACCAGCCCCATCTCAAAGGCCGACGAGATTCGGatgtaataaaaataaaggcACAAGGGCTGAAGGCATTG tcCCAGCCTCTCCGGAGAATGATTCACAAGGAGAAAGAATTCTTCCGGCTTGTGAAAAT CACACAACTTTAATGAGTACCACTCATCCCTTCCAGTACATTCCTCGTAAGAGGAGACTTGCTCGGCCAAACGCAG TAGGGGATGTTTTCAACTGTATTGAGACATGCCTTCCGGACAAGACACCTCTCGGACGGAGTGTTCTACACAACAGGCCTACCAGACGACTAGTGACGTCAGCTCCAAAAGCGACACTATTG GTGCCTGGATTTGACGGTGGAGCGCCACCAGATCCTACAAGGACCATCACTGGCCGTAAGCAAGCAATGATTCCTACTTTAACCAGATACGGGGGACAAGATATACCAGGATGGATGAAaccatattaa